One genomic window of Melanotaenia boesemani isolate fMelBoe1 chromosome 20, fMelBoe1.pri, whole genome shotgun sequence includes the following:
- the si:ch211-10a23.2 gene encoding galectin-related protein B: MEEQDKKENGEYTGEIKGGLRPSMKLVVMGIVNKKPKSIEVILSSKPQEEETEGDVGLQLKVNFMDKAVQRNARLDGKWGPSENTLSFFPFAAGESFKMEIVCEHQQFRILVDGQPLCGFTHRLSQLASLTALRVFGDLQLTKVA; encoded by the exons ATGGAAGAACAggacaagaaagaaaat GGGGAGTATACCGGAGAAATCAAAGGTGGACTGCGGCCCTCAATGAAACTTGTTGTCATGGGGATTGttaacaaaaaaccaaaaag CATTGAGGTGATTCTGTCTAGTAAGCCTCAGGAAGAGGAAACAGAGGGCGACGTGGGTCTGCAGCTGAAGGTCAACTTCATGGATAAGGCTGTCCAACGCAACGCCCGCTTGGATGGAAAGTGGGGTCCATCTGAAAATACActctccttttttccttttgctgccGGAGAATCCTTCAAG ATGGAGATTGTCTGTGAGCACCAGCAGTTTCGTATCTTGGTGGACGGTCAGCCTCTTTGTGGTTTCACCCACCGTCTGTCCCAGCTTGCCTCCCTCACTGCCTTACGAGTGTTTGGGGACCTACAGCTCACCAAGGTGGCCTAA